Genomic segment of Caretta caretta isolate rCarCar2 chromosome 4, rCarCar1.hap1, whole genome shotgun sequence:
GGCAGCAAGTCTGTACACAGCAAGAAGAGGGAGCGTGGCTGTGCAGAGATCCTGCCCCACGTCCCTCCTGTGGAGTGAGGCTGCCGGAGGGCAGCAGCTCACCCTGCAGGGGCTAAGCATTTGCACTGGGCTAGAACGGACACGCTCAATTTCCAAGTCCAACTCCCAGCTCGGGTGCTAGAGCGCAGTCCCTAGCAGGCGCAGGGAGAGGATACTTCCCCCCGCCGGAGGTGAGAGCTCTGCCCCTTAACTTCACCCTGGTATCAGAAAGAGGCAGCTCTGTGAGGAGCAAGTTGCGACTGCAATCCCACACGCCGCCAGGAGCTAGCCGGATCGGTTCCCTTTGGCATTTGTATCATCGCACCCAAGGACGTAGCCACCCAGCTGTGCGAAAACGCTAGTGCTCTACTCAAGCAAACGAGCTGCACCTTAGCGTCTCATGCCCAGATTTGCAGGGCTGGCGTAActctcctgcttcctgccccacTGGCTATTGAAATCTAGCTCACTGCTTCTGCCGAGCAGAGGCTGCCGTCTCCAGAGAGCTGGTTGGAGCAGACATTCCTCTGCAGGGTGGCAATCTGGGAtcttactctgaaacttgtaaagTCAAGCCACCTTCACCTCAAAAATAAAGAGGGTGACAGTAGGAGAGGGGCAGCAGGAATGATGAAGGACAGCTCTGCACTACAGAGCTGGGTGCGCTCCTCTTGGGAGGGACAGGAGAAATGTCTGCCCCCTGGGTAACACAAGGGCAGAAAACACCAGTGCCAGAGAAGAGGGAAAGatcggggggaaaaaaaacagaagagcTAGACAGAGAAATTCCCAGCACATGGGTCACGTGAGTTGGGGGAGAGTCTTGCACCAGGGGCTGAAAGCCTGGCAGGACCAGTGGGATTGACCGTGCCCATAgctggttgtggggaggggactTTGTGCATGTTTCACGCAGCCCCAAGTTGCATCTCAGGCAACTCCAAACCCGCTGCATGTGGGGTTTCCTGCTGTAGCAGTAATGGGGAAGTttccctcagtcccagcagctAGTGATATATAATGTCACACTGGCTGTTCTCCTTATCCCTAAGGGGCCAATCCCTTTTTGATCCCTGATAAGCCTGTGGCCTCAATGATATTCGGAACTTCCTAGggagactccaaggccagaagggagcattctGACCATTCAGTCTGACCAGCTGCATGTAtctagtggcaatgagttccacaggctaacggCACACTGAGAGGAAATACTTTCCCAAGCAGATATAACTGTGTTGCCTTTCCACGACAGTGGCTGTTCTCTTGTTTATGTCCTACAAGAAGGGGATGTGCTATTCACCCTGTTGCCACTCATTGTGGTGTTACACCTCGCACACACAACCCGATACAAGACGTGTCCACTCTCTGGGCTCTTCGTACGCTTTACCCAAGGCGGAGAAGGCACTGGTACCAGGGCGCAGAAGAAAGACGCTTGCATCAGAAAGCGATCTAGCAATTTCTTTATTCACCAAAGTTCCACAACACCAACAGCAAAGCAACGCAGCGCTGGCCCAGAGCAGCACGCTCAGCTGAGCGACGGACGGAGGGACACCAGCCTGCTGGGGAGAACGACACAAAGGCCTATTCAGATTTCtagatgctgggaagaagggctggatggacagggatggagaCAGGTTTTGCTTACAAAGAGGTTCCTCCAAACAGGAGGGGATTTCAGTCCCCACGGTCCACTCAGTCTAGCGCTTCTGACGCTGACAACGACACCCCATCCAGTTGGATCCAGGTGTAATGGGGCCAGACATCCCACCGCCACCCTGAGACCACTCACTCTCTTCAAAGGCCACTGAAAGAATGCAAAGCACGTGGGAATGGCATTGAATTCACCCATGTGACCCGGGTTTGAACCAGTGATTTACCAGCATCTCACCAAGACCCACCCCTCAGTCTCATCCCATCCCTGTGATGGGCATGGAAACCTCCCCGCTGAGTTTCCTGTGCACGCAGACTACACAGAGCCCACCGTGCTCAACCTGAGGAACCGTCTGAGCTGCTGCATCAAGGCAATATACTGAAAAGGCCTCAAATGCACCTGGCCcagctccagccacccagctcccagcccttgaTGCAGACAAGGCTGGGGGCAGCGGGACAATGTCAGTGGGGTCCGTCAGGCCAGCTCCCTGGAAAACACACCGTCTGAGCCTCAAGAAGGCGGCCAGCAACAGGCCCAAAGCGGATCCGGTTGGCTCTTCCCCACTGCACAGAGCAATCAGATATCGGTAGCATAGGACAGTAAGAGCGAGACACCACTTCGTTCAGGCCAGCGCTTCGCAAGGTGACCAGCCAGCTGCATCTCACCCTCTGCACCCTGTATGCTCCGGGgcaagggaagaggaggagatacTGGTTCCAGCCCTCGGCAGCAGCGCGGAGTCTGCTACCACGTCAGCTCCTCTGGGGGACGCCGTACCTGTACTTGGAGATGGTGACGTTGGCCAGTCTCCCGTAGACGGTTGGCAGCACATCGTCACGGTACTTCTCAAAGCCCACGCGCTCGTACATCAGGCGGGCCTCGTCCTGCACCATCAGGGTGTTCAGCACCACGGCGCTGCAGCCCCGCTGTTGGGCGAAGCAGATCACCGCCTGGCACAGTGCCTTGGCGATGCCCAGCCCCCGGTAGTCCTTCCGCACCGACATCCGCTTCAGCATCAGCTCCCCCTTCTGATGGTCAGACGGCCTGGCAGCCACGGTGCCCACCACACACTCATCTGCTTCTGCCACCCAGAAGCAGGAGCCCTTGCTACCCATGTAGGTCGTCCTGATGTCCAGCAGGTCCTCCTTTAAGCAGTGCTCAATATACATGGTCCAGAAGTAGCCGAGCAGCTGCCGCCCCATAGCCAGTAGCAGTGTGACGGCCAGGATGGGCAGCAGGAGGGACTTGGAGCTGGTGAGCAGGACACAGAAGGTGCAGGCCAGTACCAGGATCACCCAGGGCTGCTttagcacatgcacacacagggcGGGGACATACTCGCTCATCCCAGTGGCAAACATCTCGCGCACCGCCTCGTAGTCCTCGTCTCTGTACTCGCGGATCCGATAGTCCACCATGGCGCcctggagagagaggggagagaagcTCAGCACAAGGCAGAGAGCAACAGGCCATGGGTCAGCAGAGCTGTAGCAGTGCAATGAGCACAGGTCTGCAGGCCATGAGCTCCCTCTCTGgcctcaggcaagtcatttaaaaaatgccaatctttaaaaaagggaaggaggaggatcctgggaactacaggccagccagcctcacctcagtccctggaaaaatcatggagcaggtcctcaaagaatcaatcctgatgcacttgcatgagaggaaagtgatcaggaacagccagcatggattcaccaagggaaggtcatgcctgactaatctaatcgccttttatgatgagattactggttctgtggatgaagggaaagcagtggatgtattgtttcttgactttagcaaagcttttgacacggtctcccacagtattcttgtcagcaagttaaggaagtatgggctggatgaatgcactataaggtgggtagaaagctggctagatcgtcggtctcaatgggtagtgatcaatggctccatgtctagttggcagccggtatcaagtggagtgtcccaagggtcggtcctggggccagttttgttcaatatcttcataaatgatctggaggatggtgtggattgcactctcagcaaatttgcggatgatactaaactgggaggagtggtagatacgctggaggggagggataggatacagaaggacctagacaaattggaggattgggccaaaagaaatctgatgaggttcaataaggataagtgcagggtcctgcacttaggatggaagaatccaatgcaccgctacagactggggaccaaatggctaggcagcagttctgcggaaaaggacctaggggtgatagtggacgagaagctggatatgagtcagcagtgtgcccttgttgccaagaaggccaattgcattttgggatgtataagtaggggcatagcgagcagatcgagggacgtgatctgttcccctctattcgacattggtgaggcctcacccggagtactgtgtccagttttgggccccacactacaagaaggatgtggaaaaattggaaagagtccagcggagggcaacaaaaatgattaggggactggaacacatgagttatgaggagaggctgagggagctgggattgtttagcctgcagaagagaagaatgaggggggatttgatagctgctttcaactacctgaaagggggttccaaagaggatggctctagactgttctcaatggtagcagatgacagaacgaggagtaatggtctcaagttgcagtgggggaggtttagattggatattaggaaaaactttttcactaagagggtggtgaaacactggaatgcgttacctagggaggtggtagaatctccttccttagaggtttttaaggtcaggcttgacaaagccctggctgggatgatttaactgggaattggtcctgcttcgagcagggggttggactagatgaccttcaggggtcccgtccaaccctgatattct
This window contains:
- the LOC125635184 gene encoding putative N-acetyltransferase camello isoform X2: MVDYRIREYRDEDYEAVREMFATGMSEYVPALCVHVLKQPWVILVLACTFCVLLTSSKSLLLPILAVTLLLAMGRQLLGYFWTMYIEHCLKEDLLDIRTTYMGSKGSCFWVAEADECVVGTVAARPSDHQKGELMLKRMSVRKDYRGLGIAKALCQAVICFAQQRGCSAVVLNTLMVQDEARLMYERVGFEKYRDDVLPTVYGRLANVTISKYRYGVPQRS
- the LOC125635184 gene encoding putative N-acetyltransferase camello isoform X1 yields the protein MIFPGTEGAMVDYRIREYRDEDYEAVREMFATGMSEYVPALCVHVLKQPWVILVLACTFCVLLTSSKSLLLPILAVTLLLAMGRQLLGYFWTMYIEHCLKEDLLDIRTTYMGSKGSCFWVAEADECVVGTVAARPSDHQKGELMLKRMSVRKDYRGLGIAKALCQAVICFAQQRGCSAVVLNTLMVQDEARLMYERVGFEKYRDDVLPTVYGRLANVTISKYRYGVPQRS